DNA from Electrophorus electricus isolate fEleEle1 chromosome 5, fEleEle1.pri, whole genome shotgun sequence:
aaaacaaacctgtGAATATAGTCTGCAGCCCAGTGTGCAAGTGAATCACATGCTTTGGACTGACTGCAAAGCTCAAATCGATCTGgcagtgagagaaagtttcccAAAAAAGTTTCCTACAGGAAAGCATTTGGTGATTAATTATGTACATGGTGATGTGGGACTTGTCCTTGTGCAAGTCTACATAACCACATGTAGCATAAAAACATCCCTCTGAGTAATACTTTTTCTTGCCCTACTAACACACAAGCATTTATCTTCTCAGTTCCCTTAGCTCCTGTGGGaggttctctctctgtgtttcagagtgaATGTGTCATAAAGTACCCTCCTAAACGCTTACCTGCAGAAAACTCCAGTGCCCTCTAGCACATAGCACTGGCCTCCGTTGAAGCAATAGCTGGGCACTGCGTCACACTGTGACCTACAGGTGCCGTTACTGCGTATGAAGCCATGCTGACAGTCTCCATGAGGGGTGGCAGGTGGGCCTTCATCCCCGTCAGGCACGGTGGGGCTGGGGAAGCGTGGGACGAAGGGcctgggtggaggggtggtggtgaGCTTCTTTTCATACGTGTCAGCGGTGGCACTGTACTCATCCAAGGTGGGGGAGACAGCATTGTCATGTGTGAGGTACGGATTGAGGTAGTTGTAGCCATTGGGCATGGTCCAGACAGTGGGCTCATGTCCCTGAAGCTCGTGGGCGGATGGGGATGGCGGGACTAGCTTCCTGCCATGGGAACCGGTGAAGTCCACGGTCAGGACTTCAGCAGGGTGGGATGGAGAAGCAGCAGGGGTGGGCGTGGTTAGGGACTCCTGACGGTCCAGGTTGTACACAGTTTTCTCTTGTTCTGCTTGCACACCTTTCCATGGCGATTCGACAGTTGCGTGCTCtgactcttcctcttcctcgaTGTCCTCCTCGGCTGTCTGATGTGGCAGCAGGTGGTCTGTCTCAGCAGAGTCAAGACTGATCGTTATTTGTCCCTGATCTGGAGTGGCCTTTTCAGGGGCAGTAGTGACCATTTGAAGGTCCTCTCCTGGCAGGCCGCTGCCTGGTTCTTCCTGTCGGGGCTTCCGTCCAGAACGGGGGAAGAGGTACATGGTGCCAGTCGATTTTGTGACCTTGGATATTTCCGCCAGCTTCGCATTCTCATCCTCTACTGGCAGGGAGGTCCCGTTTCTAGCAGTCACCATCTTGGTTGAATTCCCCATCACTGAGTTAGctgcagagaaagagcaggTCAAAgttaatattgtttaaaatactgaaataaaataaaaccttttttatatGTAGTTATTAAAATCACACCATTACTTTACATACACACGTTACAATTATATGAGTAATGTCAGCACAAAGTATAGGACTGAAACATTGTATTAAAGGAACACTGCACCCCAGCATGCTGATGTTGTGGTCCAGGTGTAGTTATGAGATAATTCTAACTCCTCTCTGTTAGCCTTCCTAACTGCTAGTGACACCAACATTTCTAGATGAAGTGATTCTTTAAAGTCAGTTGCTTCGAATTAAGTTAGCCTCCCTATTTATTTCATAGGCTTCTTTTGCAAGGCCCtggattaaaaatgacaattttacTAATGCATGCAGATGGTGAGAATATATAATTAGGAATTAGACAAGAGGAGTGATGTGTGATCATGATTATATATGGATTTTACAGACCTTTTCCTTCCATCCACCAGAGCCCCTAAAGTGTGTCTAACCTGATTTTTTTTAGATAGGAGGCAGTGTAGGATGTAGTGTCAGTTTGAAGTGTATGTTCACGCAAGCTGGGGTGGGTACAGGGTTTTTGCAAAATGACAGCTACAAGGCGAGAGTCATGGTGTAGAAGACAGACTACTGCATGTATTTAGGCAGAGCTCACCATGTCTGCAACAGTGAGCATTCACATTAAACTGAAAGGGAAGTGTGTTTGGCATTACTCaggtgtttctttttctgtagtAAAATTCAATTAGGTCTTTTCCTAGGTCAGATTCTGGATTATCTGAATCACAAACTAGGATTTCATGAAATCTCGGGTTCAATATGTATGCTTGTATGGATGACAGCTTTGCATAGTGCATAAAACTCATATGCACGTATGCATAGTGCATaaaatatagtgcaaaaatatGCACAGTCTCTCATATTAAAACTAAGAGTTATGCATGCTTATTTTTGGAATAACTAATCCTTCTCAGAAGACGACTTAACGTGGGCTAATTCATCCTCCAGCCATGCACTGTCCTCTCCTGCAAAAGACATCATCTAAGACTTCACCTCCAGATATCCTGAGATATGCAAAGAGAGCCATTTGTGTGGCATCTCCTCTCTCAGTGACTAGCACTATCAGCCACTG
Protein-coding regions in this window:
- the cspg5a gene encoding chondroitin sulfate proteoglycan 5 isoform X3, producing MSIFEMGLCSRCWRLSVMPVLLVLLLVSLFARANSVMGNSTKMVTARNGTSLPVEDENAKLAEISKVTKSTGTMYLFPRSGRKPRQEEPGSGLPGEDLQMVTTAPEKATPDQGQITISLDSAETDHLLPHQTAEEDIEEEEESEHATVESPWKGVQAEQEKTVYNLDRQESLTTPTPAASPSHPAEVLTVDFTGSHGRKLVPPSPSAHELQGHEPTVWTMPNGYNYLNPYLTHDNAVSPTLDEYSATADTYEKKLTTTPPPRPFVPRFPSPTVPDGDEGPPATPHGDCQHGFIRSNGTCRSQCDAVPSYCFNGGQCYVLEGTGVFCRCNIQDYVWHKGARCESVITEFQVLCIAVGASALTVLLLFMIIVCFAKKLHVLKTENNKLRKRSSKYRPSSEQHNDNFSLSTIAEGSHPNKTMSRYTWECKTKEEPVCEDDPTAQNKLEEPVKAPPPKEDETLNIQNSLTPKHENHKMVGEENSSEVNSLQNNMM
- the cspg5a gene encoding chondroitin sulfate proteoglycan 5 isoform X2, which produces MSIFEMGLCSRCWRLSVMPVLLVLLLVSLFARANSVMGNSTKMVTARNGTSLPVEDENAKLAEISKVTKSTGTMYLFPRSGRKPRQEEPGSGLPGEDLQMVTTAPEKATPDQGQITISLDSAETDHLLPHQTAEEDIEEEEESEHATVESPWKGVQAEQEKTVYNLDRQESLTTPTPAASPSHPAEVLTVDFTGSHGRKLVPPSPSAHELQGHEPTVWTMPNGYNYLNPYLTHDNAVSPTLDEYSATADTYEKKLTTTPPPRPFVPRFPSPTVPDGDEGPPATPHGDCQHGFIRSNGTCRSQCDAVPSYCFNGGQCYVLEGTGVFCRCNIQDYVWHKGARCESVITEFQVLCIAVGASALTVLLLFMIIVCFAKKLHVLKTENNKLRKRSKYRPSSEQHNDNFSLSTIAEGSHPNVRKLCDTPPSLPHARALAYYDNIICQDDPTAQNKLEEPVKAPPPKEDETLNIQNSLTPKHENHKMVGEENSSEVNSLQNNMM
- the cspg5a gene encoding chondroitin sulfate proteoglycan 5 isoform X5, translated to MSIFEMGLCSRCWRLSVMPVLLVLLLVSLFARANSVMGNSTKMVTARNGTSLPVEDENAKLAEISKVTKSTGTMYLFPRSGRKPRQEEPGSGLPGEDLQMVTTAPEKATPDQGQITISLDSAETDHLLPHQTAEEDIEEEEESEHATVESPWKGVQAEQEKTVYNLDRQESLTTPTPAASPSHPAEVLTVDFTGSHGRKLVPPSPSAHELQGHEPTVWTMPNGYNYLNPYLTHDNAVSPTLDEYSATADTYEKKLTTTPPPRPFVPRFPSPTVPDGDEGPPATPHGDCQHGFIRSNGTCRSQCDAVPSYCFNGGQCYVLEGTGVFCRCNIQDYVWHKGARCESVITEFQVLCIAVGASALTVLLLFMIIVCFAKKLHVLKTENNKLRKRSKYRPSSEQHNDNFSLSTIAEGSHPNDDPTAQNKLEEPVKAPPPKEDETLNIQNSLTPKHENHKMVGEENSSEVNSLQNNMM
- the cspg5a gene encoding chondroitin sulfate proteoglycan 5 isoform X6, whose translation is MSIFEMGLCSRCWRLSVMPVLLVLLLVSLFARANSVMGNSTKMVTARNGTSLPVEDENAKLAEISKVTKSTGTMYLFPRSGRKPRQEEPGSGLPGEDLQMVTTAPEKATPDQGQITISLDSAETDHLLPHQTAEEDIEEEEESEHATVESPWKGVQAEQEKTVYNLDRQESLTTPTPAASPSHPAEVLTVDFTGSHGRKLVPPSPSAHELQGHEPTVWTMPNGYNYLNPYLTHDNAVSPTLDEYSATADTYEKKLTTTPPPRPFVPRFPSPTVPDGDEGPPATPHGDCQHGFIRSNGTCRSQCDAVPSYCFNGGQCYVLEGTGVFCRCNIQDYVWHKGARCESVITEFQVLCIAVGASALTVLLLFMIIVCFAKKLHVLKTENNKLRKRSSKYRPSSEQHNDNFSLSTIAEGSHPNLTSATLTKNHEQIHLGV
- the cspg5a gene encoding chondroitin sulfate proteoglycan 5 isoform X1 — its product is MSIFEMGLCSRCWRLSVMPVLLVLLLVSLFARANSVMGNSTKMVTARNGTSLPVEDENAKLAEISKVTKSTGTMYLFPRSGRKPRQEEPGSGLPGEDLQMVTTAPEKATPDQGQITISLDSAETDHLLPHQTAEEDIEEEEESEHATVESPWKGVQAEQEKTVYNLDRQESLTTPTPAASPSHPAEVLTVDFTGSHGRKLVPPSPSAHELQGHEPTVWTMPNGYNYLNPYLTHDNAVSPTLDEYSATADTYEKKLTTTPPPRPFVPRFPSPTVPDGDEGPPATPHGDCQHGFIRSNGTCRSQCDAVPSYCFNGGQCYVLEGTGVFCRCNIQDYVWHKGARCESVITEFQVLCIAVGASALTVLLLFMIIVCFAKKLHVLKTENNKLRKRSSKYRPSSEQHNDNFSLSTIAEGSHPNVRKLCDTPPSLPHARALAYYDNIICQDDPTAQNKLEEPVKAPPPKEDETLNIQNSLTPKHENHKMVGEENSSEVNSLQNNMM
- the cspg5a gene encoding chondroitin sulfate proteoglycan 5 isoform X7; amino-acid sequence: MSIFEMGLCSRCWRLSVMPVLLVLLLVSLFARANSVMGNSTKMVTARNGTSLPVEDENAKLAEISKVTKSTGTMYLFPRSGRKPRQEEPGSGLPGEDLQMVTTAPEKATPDQGQITISLDSAETDHLLPHQTAEEDIEEEEESEHATVESPWKGVQAEQEKTVYNLDRQESLTTPTPAASPSHPAEVLTVDFTGSHGRKLVPPSPSAHELQGHEPTVWTMPNGYNYLNPYLTHDNAVSPTLDEYSATADTYEKKLTTTPPPRPFVPRFPSPTVPDGDEGPPATPHGDCQHGFIRSNGTCRSQCDAVPSYCFNGGQCYVLEGTGVFCRCNIQDYVWHKGARCESVITEFQVLCIAVGASALTVLLLFMIIVCFAKKLHVLKTENNKLRKRSKYRPSSEQHNDNFSLSTIAEGSHPNKTMSRYTWECKTKEEPVCEDDPTAQNKLEEPVKAPPPKEDETLNIQNSLTPKHENHKMVGEENSSEVNSLQNNMM
- the cspg5a gene encoding chondroitin sulfate proteoglycan 5 isoform X4; this translates as MSIFEMGLCSRCWRLSVMPVLLVLLLVSLFARANSVMGNSTKMVTARNGTSLPVEDENAKLAEISKVTKSTGTMYLFPRSGRKPRQEEPGSGLPGEDLQMVTTAPEKATPDQGQITISLDSAETDHLLPHQTAEEDIEEEEESEHATVESPWKGVQAEQEKTVYNLDRQESLTTPTPAASPSHPAEVLTVDFTGSHGRKLVPPSPSAHELQGHEPTVWTMPNGYNYLNPYLTHDNAVSPTLDEYSATADTYEKKLTTTPPPRPFVPRFPSPTVPDGDEGPPATPHGDCQHGFIRSNGTCRSQCDAVPSYCFNGGQCYVLEGTGVFCRCNIQDYVWHKGARCESVITEFQVLCIAVGASALTVLLLFMIIVCFAKKLHVLKTENNKLRKRSSKYRPSSEQHNDNFSLSTIAEGSHPNDDPTAQNKLEEPVKAPPPKEDETLNIQNSLTPKHENHKMVGEENSSEVNSLQNNMM